One Pseudomonas sp. HOU2 genomic window carries:
- a CDS encoding AraC family transcriptional regulator, with the protein MHADDDGPEQTPATAATVMRYHLSWKHRDLDSVMALYHPDVQYNDFFQNRILGLDELREYVRVSMPRESDEALEHCDRIRVDGNTAFIQYEVTLRGGDGLVSFRSSEAITVKDGLIWRVNEYASLVRAQTNGAAAPSERPAVSRLGLSPRQISFMAEDLQQYFERQQPYLDPELDLQRVAKECGYSRNQISYLLNQVLGQSFYRYVNQARLQHLLKSLDQATPPLRIDELAFAAGFNSLSAFYSCFRQHTGQSPKAYAKQISLRARAQDSH; encoded by the coding sequence ATGCACGCCGACGATGACGGCCCAGAACAGACCCCGGCCACGGCTGCCACGGTCATGCGCTATCACCTGAGCTGGAAACACCGCGATCTGGACAGCGTCATGGCGCTGTATCACCCGGACGTCCAGTACAACGATTTCTTCCAGAACCGGATCCTCGGCCTCGACGAATTGCGCGAGTACGTGCGCGTGAGCATGCCGCGAGAATCCGACGAAGCGCTGGAGCATTGCGACCGGATTCGCGTGGATGGCAACACCGCCTTCATTCAGTACGAAGTGACCCTGCGCGGCGGCGACGGGCTGGTGTCGTTCCGTTCCAGCGAAGCGATCACGGTCAAGGACGGATTGATCTGGCGGGTCAACGAATACGCTTCGCTGGTTCGCGCACAAACCAATGGCGCCGCCGCACCGAGTGAGCGCCCGGCGGTGAGTCGCCTGGGGCTGTCACCGCGCCAGATCAGTTTCATGGCCGAAGACCTGCAGCAGTACTTCGAACGCCAGCAACCGTATCTCGACCCGGAACTGGACCTGCAACGGGTGGCAAAGGAGTGCGGATACAGCCGCAATCAGATTTCCTACCTGCTCAATCAGGTGCTGGGTCAGAGCTTTTACCGCTACGTCAATCAGGCGCGCCTGCAGCACTTGCTCAAGTCGCTGGATCAGGCCACGCCACCGCTGCGTATCGACGAACTGGCGTTTGCCGCCGGTTTCAACTCGCTGTCAGCGTTCTACAGTTGTTTCCGCCAACACACCGGTCAGTCGCCGAAGGCCTACGCCAAACAAATTTCTTTGCGGGCACGCGCGCAAGACAGTCATTGA